The following coding sequences are from one Actinomycetota bacterium window:
- a CDS encoding DUF2089 domain-containing protein: MTIQTTTMTMTSRRPHRLLTQDPVSGEELVVTRLECPSSGVTIEGRFSLGWIGRLTPEQLDFVGVLLRNRNNLQKLAGDLGVAYNTARSRLDEVVAALGGAADFAPALPRVSAEERQAVLERLASGEISFEQAMESLSAGAAQ, translated from the coding sequence GTGACGATTCAGACGACGACGATGACGATGACGAGTCGTAGGCCGCACCGGCTGCTCACCCAGGACCCCGTCTCCGGCGAGGAGCTGGTGGTCACGCGGCTGGAGTGTCCCTCCAGCGGAGTGACGATCGAAGGCCGGTTCAGCCTCGGGTGGATCGGGCGTCTGACCCCCGAGCAGCTGGACTTCGTCGGGGTCCTGTTGCGAAACCGCAACAACCTCCAGAAGCTCGCCGGAGACCTGGGGGTCGCGTACAACACGGCGCGCAGCAGGCTGGACGAGGTCGTGGCGGCACTGGGGGGGGCGGCCGATTTTGCGCCGGCACTGCCGCGGGTGTCGGCCGAGGAGCGGCAGGCGGTCCTGGAGCGGCTGGCTTCTGGAGAGATCTCATTTGAGCAGGCGATGGAGTCGCTGTCCGCAGGTGCTGCACAATGA
- a CDS encoding M20/M25/M40 family metallo-hydrolase: MDPLGPLKQTLSGMRERHLEELARLVRIPSVSAQGTGIREAAEATASLLEARGMAVQIHETAGNPVVTASCGAAEGPTLLFYEHYDVQPPDPLELWTAPPFDVTERDGRLYGRGTADTKGHLVCRLAAIDAVREVFGGDPVAYKFVVEGEEEVGSPNLASFLEEHAADLTADGCLWEFGGVDFDGRPVIWLGLKGIVCLELEAKVPDFDAHSSLGAVIDNPLYRIAAAIASLRDVDGRVTVDGFYDDVDKLSDSDLQVIAAAPDHTERIAATYGVQRLLGGSSGAQTARRLEAEPCLNVNGITGGYGGPGTKTVLPSRASAKLDIRLVPSQSPERVVTLVREHLARKGFSDVAVSADSGEQPGRTPVDDPFVQLVIGAARQAYGLEPVVALSSPGSGPAHPFREFLKVPFASAGCGYPGSRAHSPDEHIRVSDFESGKLHTALVIAALARPGRE, from the coding sequence ATGGACCCGCTCGGCCCCCTCAAGCAGACCCTGTCCGGTATGCGCGAACGGCATCTGGAAGAGCTCGCCCGGCTGGTGCGCATTCCCAGTGTTTCCGCGCAGGGGACCGGGATCCGGGAGGCGGCCGAGGCAACAGCCTCTCTGCTGGAGGCCCGGGGGATGGCGGTGCAGATCCACGAGACCGCCGGGAACCCGGTGGTCACCGCCTCGTGCGGGGCCGCGGAAGGTCCGACCCTTCTGTTCTACGAGCACTACGACGTCCAGCCTCCGGACCCGCTGGAGTTGTGGACCGCGCCACCGTTTGACGTCACGGAGCGTGACGGCCGCCTGTACGGCAGGGGTACGGCCGACACCAAGGGCCACCTGGTGTGCCGGCTGGCGGCGATCGATGCCGTGCGCGAGGTCTTCGGCGGCGACCCCGTCGCCTACAAGTTCGTCGTCGAAGGCGAGGAGGAGGTCGGCAGCCCGAACCTGGCGTCCTTTCTCGAGGAGCACGCGGCCGATCTGACCGCGGACGGCTGTCTCTGGGAGTTCGGAGGAGTGGACTTCGACGGACGCCCCGTGATCTGGCTGGGGCTCAAGGGCATCGTCTGCCTGGAGCTGGAGGCGAAGGTGCCGGACTTCGACGCGCACTCGTCGCTGGGCGCGGTGATCGACAACCCGCTGTACCGGATCGCCGCAGCCATCGCCTCGCTGCGTGACGTCGACGGAAGGGTCACCGTGGACGGTTTCTACGACGACGTCGACAAGTTGTCGGATAGCGATCTCCAGGTGATCGCCGCGGCTCCCGACCACACCGAGCGCATCGCCGCCACCTACGGCGTCCAGCGGCTGCTCGGCGGCTCGTCGGGCGCGCAGACCGCCAGACGACTGGAGGCCGAGCCTTGCCTGAACGTCAACGGGATCACAGGAGGCTACGGCGGCCCGGGGACGAAGACCGTGCTTCCATCGCGAGCGTCGGCAAAGCTGGACATCCGGCTGGTGCCGTCCCAGTCGCCGGAGCGGGTGGTGACCCTGGTACGTGAGCACCTGGCGCGCAAGGGTTTCTCCGACGTGGCCGTCAGCGCGGACTCAGGCGAGCAGCCGGGACGAACCCCCGTGGACGACCCGTTCGTCCAGCTCGTGATCGGTGCGGCGAGGCAGGCTTACGGGCTGGAGCCGGTCGTGGCGCTGTCCAGCCCCGGCTCCGGACCCGCGCACCCGTTCCGTGAGTTCCTCAAGGTCCCGTTCGCGTCCGCGGGGTGCGGGTACCCCGGCTCCCGTGCCCATTCGCCCGACGAGCACATAAGGGTGTCGGACTTCGAATCCGGCAAGCTGCACACGGCCCTCGTGATCGCGGCGCTGGCGCGACCCGGGCGAGAGTGA